The DNA window CAACCattgaatttttgtttctatagaaaaaaaataaaaaattgtattcaaCCCGAAGGAATATGGTATTTCAtgtaaaatgatatttgaatAGTTTACGTGTCAGAAAggaataattatatctatgatatttttaatcgtatcgTTCTGCTCGATTTTTAAATTGAGGGAGCCACCATCTTGTCGCCACTATCGAATATATTCCGATTGGTACGAAAAGTATACGAGCTATACTACTGAATAGTTGAAGACAAGCGTCCCCTTTGTGCCTTTGAATTTCGATTATTGACACGTGTACGCTGGGTCTCTTTTTGTCaaacattatacttatttctaTAAGATTGAcgaaataaatacgaaaatgAGGATACTTTGTGTACTGTGCACTTTGCTCGTCATCACTGTCACATCGTTAGCACGCCCGCAGGGTGAGTATGCTTTTATGTATGCTATATGTATACGTGCGTATATAAATCGTCCTCtatcgtttgttttctttttcgttgcgTCGGGTAACGCAATACACCAAATGATATTCGTTAGATTTTAATGCTCGTCCAATGTGATAGCGTTgatttacatttacatttattgATCTAATCGTTCAATTTGTTTgagcatatttatatatcatgttaaaatagaataaaattcatttatgtCTTGACATTATAGATGGAGAAAGTACCACCAAGACTACTACTGCTCTACCTTTGACAActgcaattaaaaaaaatgattctcTGAGCGGTACACCAGCATCAATAGGAAAATCTAATGAGAAACCTAACAATGCTGTTACTTATACTACTCCAAGTGTTACTACtgttgaaaaacaaaaggaacatGAAGAAATTATGACTACTCCCACAAAAACTGCAACTCTTGTAACATCAGATTCAAAGATTGATTCGACTTCTGCAATTACATTAAGCGATAAAAtctctactactactgctgctgcatCTACCGACATcacaactactactaccactattactactactgcaACTGGTATTACCACTACTTCCAATATAGTTCCAACCGAAACGAGATTCTATTCTAATATAACTACAGCTGTACCAGTTACAACTGCATGCCCTCCAATATCAGGCCGCCATTTTGATGGTCTTAGTTTTCTAGGTATATCAATGTTTAATACATAATCTAATAGATCATCTATTATGTATTTTCTCTTAATAATTcactatttactttttttcaggTGGCATAATTTTAACTGTCTGCTTAATTGGAATTGGAATTTTTCTTTGCAAATACTGTAAACACGTCTGTGAAGATAAATATCGTACTCTATGACTTATTACATAGTcctattgtaaaatatttcattttttgctATACCACCTATACATAGATCTCagaattatgttatatttttattttcgttatgtcgcttatatttctttttataacgtGAAATGATACACGATTTATGCACTTTTAGAAATtggagattatatatatatatatatatatatatatatatatatatatatatgtatatatatatgtgtgtatgtatgtatcgcgCTTATATTTCTTCGCAATAAATGTGATGCGATCGATGTGATCAGTAAAGTTATATTGCTAATCACATAAACATGAACAAAACGTATTTCGACGAAAGGATGAACTCTGCTATGGACTAGCATAAGAGTATTCCTTGCATGAACGAGTACAATTAATTAAGATagctttattttacttttatattaccTGTACTAAAGAATAGTTATAGAATCTCGACCGAGCAACGAGACTCTTCttgtttgtataatatatatttcttttatgtatgtatctttattgaaagaaacaaatgtatataataaataaatctcgaTATTGTTCCTTTAGGAACAATCCAGTCACATAATGAACACATCTAGTATGTTTTGTTTCACCCGTTTAGTCGgaacatatatttatgaatatatgtcTTCATATGAATATTTTCGTGCAAgcacataattatatatacttgtatgaaattaaattttgcaTGAGCcgaatttaatattcaataacaaaaaaaaaaaaagaaaataaaaataaataaattgattaaaaaataaatttaattataaaaaaatattttttatattttattacgattcGAACCGCTCAATCATCCACGTAATTATATTCCTATATAGAAAGGTAAATGAAACTATTGTTTTTGAAATTCATTCGTTttgtattatgtatgtatatagcgCAGATGTGGTCCAGATCTTTTTGTATGGGTGGAGTCGAAGTGTCGAGAGACGAGCATGCTCGGTTTATCCCCCTATTTCGCTTTCCTCCGCAGCTTCCCTTTCCTTCCGAGCTCCCTCTCGTTTACCTCTACCCTCTCTTATTTTTGCACCCTTCGCACGCACACATCCCTACACgtgcgtacatacgtatgttcgctctttctctctctttctctctctctcattcactccctctttctctctctctctctctctctctctctctcattcactccctctttctctctctctctctctctctctctctctatctttctctctctctttctctctctttctctagtgCTCCCTAGATATAAAGCTTTTTTGGAAGCTttcgacacacacacacacattcgaATGGCGACGCGTTTACGCGAGAGTCTGGACCGAACGCAGCGCGGCAAGACGCGTTGCAACGACGAGGCGGCAAAGGCGAGGCTTTAGTCGGGCTCAAACGTGCGCTCGTCACGGGGTGAATCCCTACGAACGTGTTCATCGATCAACACTATCGCAATATTTCTAGATACGTAATTCGGTCCACGAGTAACGATCACGACGGATACtgtgatttatataaaaataatgaacttTATTGACGAacgagaaataacaaaaatctacTTGCGTGAACAATTTTCTAGTGTTCCtaatcgttaattaatgattttgaCTTCTCAATAACCGTCCATTAAGAATTCTCTTTAGCTTCTCTTtagaatgtttttattaaaaaaagttatatatatatatgtatatatgataaatttggTGTTAAGTGCATATCTTTATTCCGTAATTATAGAATATTCAAAGATCCGAAATATTGGAACAGAGAGATCTTTCAAAGTTACTCGTTGCCGTTAAATTCGTTCAATGTTTGAATTATCGAACGTTGTCGAGAAATAGAATATTGAGATTGAAATGATGATCGgacgataaaatattgtataactATACGCggtatatattgatataagaaaatatggcGGAGACGCAAGGTGTTTATTGATCGGGATGAAAGTTTCATGGTGAAATAATAGCCGGGATCGTCGTCCCGGATGGTATCATTCGAACTAGAGATTGAATCAGTTAGCATCAAGGGAGGACATTCTCTCCCAGGTTGTCACGTGACCTTTGCAAGAAATATTGACAAACTCGATTCGTTTTCAATGACTTTTTATAGACCTTTCATCAAGCTTCTTCGAAATTCTACGTTTTATACTTATTTCACAATAATCGATGTCGTCAAGGGATGAGATAAGAAGAGAGCATGTGTGCTTTTGTGCCGTGATTTGCTTTCGTCTTGGCTAATTTCTGTACCATCTTTGACTTCCtcctttatttatcatttttataatttattattaaatcgagTGGGAATATATCATCGATACTAGCTACATTAACGAGCCAATATTACGATCGATGAAAGAAGACGAGATGAATTTTTATCCTGACAAAGGTAAGTAACTAGTATTTGAAGCAGCATGATCGGTAATAATTAGTCATCTcaaaagattaattttattgttatcctgCATTCTACGAggtaaagaaatacaaaagagccaaaagaaaagaaaaaaaaacaatgaaaatacaaGTGCACAATACAAACGTTTAATCTTTCAATCGACAACTTCGAACAAAAGTCAAGTTATACGATCGATGAAAatgcattgaaaatattcatatctAATATCATTCTGTTTGATTGCTGTCGGTGCTCGtcaagattttctttctcgatttttgatttttttgattttcgataactatcgattattatcatcattatcatcatcatcagggAAAGTATAATAATCAGCGGTTTCCACTTTTTTTGTCACTAAGCTGATGCAATATCATTTCGAATGCTTTAAGTTAACGGTATGCTGCTGGAGTGCTGTTACCGGAGATGAATCCATGATTGGCGGAAATGGCATAACTGATTGGccgatatttcataatttccgGTACGGCAATCGCTGCGGAGTGGTATCCTCTCTATTACCGAGGCAGGCACCGATAGTAAGATCAGTCCGGATGTATGTACTTAAATCCCGAGGAAAGTGCGAACATGTTAAACGCTTCGAGAATTATGAATAAAACGTTGCTAAAAAGCTGCTTACAAAAATAGATGAAATCCGAGATATTTGAGAAGGAATTATTGATTTTGAGAAAaacgtattatttttctctatttatctttttcatttttcgtcaACTTTTGACAATTGCAGGCAAGAAGAAGACGTATCGAaacttaataataagaaacaaacGTAGTAGCAATCTAAGCAGTACACGTGATGTGTAAAAGCATTGAATACGTCCGAATGACTGTGACACGTTCAAATAGCAAGTCGTTGGAAATATCAAGACAATATCTTTATCGAGTTGTCTTCCAAGAACGATTTAAGCGTCGCTTGTGGCATCATGGCCACGTGCGTTTCAATAAAAGTTTTACAAAACAGCGAGTGATCCTCGAaggtaaaaatgatttttttcttctttatctcctttttctcaaatgaatttaaatattaatcgttGACAATGATCAATGATCATAGGATACGGTAAAGGACTCGAGGATAGTTCACTGGAAGAAGTCACGGAGTAATGATCAGAGTCAGGCGGTTCGAGCTGGGAACCGCGACTGTTAATTCGGTGAGTCCAGCCACCTGGAGTCGACAACAACGTCAAAGACGCGTCGGCTGTAACAGATATTCTTTGCTGAGAGTCTTTATAGCATTGTGTTGCATAACTGGTGCTTACTGTGATCGGTACGAGTGGAAAAAGAGATTACCACGTGGTTTAAAGGAATTACAAGCGGCCATGAATAGTAAAGCACAACCATTGGCTCTTCTGGGCCGTTGCGATTTCGACAATTTCTGCGATTGGATTTTCAACGATACTCTAGGATTAAATAAGACAACGGCAAGAAAGTTTACAATTACAGCGGAGATTAGTAAGTCGGAGAAAGGTAAATAAACTAACTTATTCAAAATTAGTTAAAATTTTTCTGAAATTCCCGGTGAAGTTTATAGACtcatatatttactatatatcaAAGGTAAGCTCTAAAAGGAactgattattttattcaaggAAACTTTCTATGGTTACGGGGTTTTGGCAGGGGCCAATTAATGTCAGAAGTTATACCACGCACTGGATCACATTGTCATCTATTATTAGCATTGCATCAAGTCAATATGAAAGACGGGGAATTCAATTTTGTTATACAAACGAATGGTCAAAGCTATATCGCAACTAAACGTATGggaaataataatgctaagtaagaatattaattttattgatatatcaaTGAGATTGAGAGTTAAATACACTGATTATCTatgttattgaaataaatatcacTTTAGGTGGGAGATAACCAGTTTCAACATTGGTGCCATTGCACaacattttcgtttatatttagaGATCTTTTTGCCCTATAAGAACTCAAGTGTAGCTGTCGATAATATTCAATTGGTCGATTGTTTTCcaggtaataaaaaaatgccGATTTCGTATCTATCGCAATCGTAATCCAATAATGAGTAGttatgtttatttctttaatagaaTCTCCACCGGATGTTACGGTTTGCACGGACGACATGTTTCGTTGTAACAATGGTTCCTGCTTGAATAGAACACGTATATGTGATTTGACGAAGGATTGTGCCGATGCAGAAGACGAAGGGCTCGATTGCGGtgagttaaaaaaatttctttttcatcgctttttctttttttctttcgattcaaAGGTAATTCCATAAtctaatgataaattttagaCAAAATGCCACCCAATTCAAGATGTAATTTTGAAGATGGTTGGTGCGGTTGGACAAATCTTCCTGGAAGTTCATTAAATTGGACTCTTCATTGTGGTCCAACACCAACCGAAAGAACCGGACCAAGTTACGATCATACGTATCGAAATATAACGGGTACAATATTCTTCATTGATTTATCGAAATAGTAagattaatttgaatttttataaaaatgcttAATCATTCGATCGCTTTGTTTTAGGTACATATGCTTATGTGAATACagcgaaaggaataaaatatgGTAGCCGAGGCACACTTGAGAGTCCATTGTTTAATCCAACACCACCTTACAGTAGTGATCCTAATAGTTTTTATCATCAGAGCTGTCAAGTAGGTATATAATGCTTGTATTTACCTTCATTcttcattctattttttatttattttttattatagatccGATTCTTTTACCATCGTTATGGTGTACAGAGTGGTTCTCTCGGATTATACTTGGTTCAAGTGAAACCACatcaaaataattctaaattattATGGTGGTCTTACGGTGACAAAAGCGATGATTGGTATAGCCAAACAGTTCCCCTTCCAGAGATCagatataggtatataatagACGAATAGAAAGACTTAAAATTAGCATGATATAAgttaatatttacattctaGATATTTTTTGCAATTTGAGGCAAGCAGAGGATATGCTTCGAAAGGTGATATTGCTATTGACGATATTTCTCTCAGTCCAGAATGCTTTGGTATAggtaagttataaataatgatgggccaaaagtttctaagtttgtagctatacaatttgaataaaaattagcttaaaaagttttgaaaaagagtaattgatttttgaagtcttttagaaatttttggCCGATTCTGTATCTatgtcttctttattttctttatttttttattatttacattaaacgTACATGTTATGTTTAGGAGTACCACCAGAAGTCGTTGGAacttttgattattataatcctatAATAGAGTCTGAAAGAATACCAGAAGCACATATTGATTTCGTTAATGAAACGGGTACGATTGAAGAGATGATTTTGAATTAAACATAACTTCACATTTcgtttttgtataatatttttttcatgtttgTTTAGTAATCCATATCACTACTTGTGGTGCTACCGGCCGAATAGGTCCAACTCTAAAACAATGTATGGAGGAAAATAATAGAACCGACATCGAATTGATTGAAAAATCATCAGCACCTTCTCAGGAAGATTTACCTGTTTTTAATCTAGATGGAATTCAGAGGTGGACTGCACCACGTGGTGGATATTATACGTAAGAAGTTCTGCTGTATATTGTTAAATaggtaatataaatttctttatccacgcaatcatattttcttttctaatagtTTAATTGGAATGGGTGCACGTGGTGGGCGAGGTGCTTCCGGTACAGGAAGTACATTGGGTTCACTTGTTCGTGGTGTCGTTGAGCTAGTAAAGGGTGATCAACTTTATTTCATGGTTGGTCAGCCTGGAATTGACGCATGTCCTAAGGTAAACATTTATTaaggatttattttatttttattatttcatctttcattccttcataatatttaatcgataaagGAATTTTAACTCAAATAATAAGTTATTCATTGTTTATTAAGATCAAGCGAtgtaattgaaatataatataattagaaaaatacatataaagtgttttcatataaacaaaattgcaAAAAACTATTAACCAATTTTTAGAATTTGGGAATGCAGACAAAGGAATGTCAAGCTCCATTTGATGGACCATCAGAAACAGGCGGTATGTCATCGATATTTCACGAAGTGAAAAAAATGGAGGTAAAAGATGGTGgaggtggcggtggtggtgctACCTATATCTTCACTGTAAGTACACGACCAAACGCGATAAAATCTTACgtattaaaattgatattattttatagctTAAGAATAATGGTGATCAGCAACCATTGCTTATCGCTGCCGGTGGCGGTGGATTAGGATTACGTGTAGGACAATCAGTGGATGATAGTATACAACATGGAAAAGGTGCTGCTCCATCAGAAAGATCACCTAGTTCTGGCTTAGCGATTACTGAAAACGCAGGTATCGCAATTGACAAATGATATTAAGTTAAATATgctaaaaatattcattttctataaCGATACAAATTTGATTCGAACAGGTCCTGGTGGTGGTTGGAATAGTTCGAATAGTATGTTCCGAGTAGCTGCTGGAATTCCTTTGGCTCGTGGAGGAAAAGGTGGTGCTGGCTGTGGTTCTGGTAAAGAAGGTTACGGTAATGGTGGAtttggtggaggtggtggtggttgtttaacaggaggtggaggtggaggttaTATAGGTAAAACACGATATTTCTCCTTACTAGCAAATTCCTTTTAAGATCCTCAAGctataaatatagatttgaACAGAATTTAATGGAAACGATTTTCGTTTTTgacaaaatttgaaatttttttcattcagtATTTTCATCTATGTATTTAACAAATCTTAATTCTCATTTGAATTAACGGGTTGGGAGCAATTTCTTGGAAATATAAATCGTTTCTAATTAGATAtcgctattttatttttaataccatGCAGGAGGTAGTACTGGTCTTAAGGAATCCGGTAATGGCGAAGGTGGATATTCTTATGCTGCAACCGCTTTATTACACGTTTATTTTCAACCTGCTGCGAATCCTGGACCTGGTGAAGTTTATATAATACCTGCTATAAGTGGTTGCAAATGCGATTTTCGTTGCATTGCtctcgataaatatttaagtgAAACAAGGTGTCTGTGTCCACCAGGTTGGGTTCTCAGCAATGATTCCAGATCCTGCATCAGTAAGTGACGCGTtgctaataaataattattattaatatgtaatcgttattattagaaataaatattttctaactgGAACTCGTGTCTATTGTAGTGGCCACTGACCCAAAGGTGTCTCATCAActgtttataattttgttgatATTCGCTAGCATAATTTTATTAGTGGCTCTCATCGGACTTGGCACGCTACTTTGTAAGCGATTAGACTTTTCTTTCAaagatagaaattaatatgttataatatctaatttctACAAATTTGATTCTGTAGATATTCGCTATCAGAATCGAAAAACTCTTTTACAACGTCGACAGGTGATGTTTGGAAACGGTACGGAACTAACAGCATTGAGAGCTGTCTCGGACACGATGATGACCGAATTTAATCCAAATTACGAATTTGCTGGGAATTTATATAGTTTTAAGGATTTACCTCAGATTCCACGTGAATACATCTCTTTGGTGAAGTTAGTATTTCATTTTACCCAATAAGAGAGGCAAAAAGATGATGTAATTaagtatatttgttatatactgTATCCAAGTAGACCACTTGGGCAAGGTGCTTTTGGCGAAGTCTTTCAAGGAGTATACAAATACAGATGTAACGAGGAGCATCCGGTAGCTGTTAAAACTCTACCCTCGTTGACGACATCTCAAGCGGAAGCTGATTTCATGATGGAAGCTCTTATTATGAGTAAATTCAGCCATCCCAATATAGTACATTTTATTGGAGTCTCTTTTGACAGCCACCCAAGATATAttgtattagaattattagcTGGTGgtgatttgaaaaatttccttcGAGAAGAAAGACCAAGATCGGTgagttaatatataatttatgtgtccatttaataaaaagaaaaaagggaaaaatcaatttatttattaactttatgaattattatcatcaggATCGTTCTACTACGCTAACTATGTATGATTTAATAATGTGTGGCTACAATGTTGCGAATGGTTGTAAATACATGGAAGAGGCACGTTTCATACATCGCGATATAGCTGCACGAAATTGTCTACTCACCTGCAAAGGATCTGGTCGTATAGTAAAAATCGCAGATTTTGGTATGGCTAGAGATATTTATAGAAGTGACTATTATAGGAAAGGCGGTAAAGCTATGTTACCTATAAAATGGATGCCACCAGAAAGTTTTTTGGATGGTATATTTACTACGAAAACCGACGTCTGGTaagttttgataatatttttcaagattaTTATTCCAAGCATTCATTatgcattattgttattattaatattttcattaattacttTTGTTTAGTTAGACTAAAGCTAAGTAtcttataaatacaattttatataagattttagATTTTTGTGATTAATTTTGCGGAATCATTTTGATAGATGATCCTTCTAATCCTTTTATTAGTTTAAATGATGTAATTGTTTGTACTATCTGCAgtttaaagatataaaaagtaaataatgtgATGGTTTTCATTTAAAGGGCTTTCGGCGTTCTTCTTTGGGAAATTATGTCTTTTGGGTATATGCCATACACTGGCTGTGCCAATCGTGAGGTAATGTCAATGGTAACGTCTGGTGGTCGTTTGGAAAAGCCAGCCGGTTGTCCCGATCCAATTTATGGAATAATGACGCGTTGTTGGCATCCACGCCCGGAGGATCGACCTAGTTTTGCGACCATCACCGAAAGAATCGATTATTGCTTGCAGGTAGAGTATATTTCTAAGAGAAATggaattaaacaaataaattattaaaaatgaattataacaaaataaatttttttttaataattaaagattctTCTATTCATTAGGATCCCGACGTAATAAACCATCCAACACCAAATTACGATATTTTACCAGCTTGCGATCgtgaaataacaattatgagaCCGGATCCTGAAACAGAATGCATCAATGTCCATTCGGACGTGAGTTAACtaatatagaattaatatactaattctatattaatatagaattaatatagaatttgtttaaacaaaaaatgtatAGTCATCGGTAGACatcgatagataaataaaaaaatacaaaattctaTCGATTTCTTTATAGACTGCGTTGATTGATGGTTATATGCAGCCAAGAGACATAGAATTTCGTCCAGTGACTTATCGCATTGAACAAGTCACCAATAATATGTCTTATATGCATcaaaagaaatacgaaagtGGACCtacgaacgataatatatcTCGAATGAGAGATATTCAACGAATTGAACCAGAACAGAATAATTCCTATAAGGATAATCCAAAGAATCTGAACAATGAAGATAATCTCGAAAACGCTCGTACGGTTCTTGACAACGATGGCAACGACAGAACCGAGGTAAATATGAGCGAAATTAGATAATGTAAGCACTTTTCTGCTAAATTTCTCTTGATtcgttctttaattttttcttatctttctttatatttatttatcttttatcttgaaattgattaaaatagaAGGTTTCATTCGAAGTTGTTACGATTTTTTCTCAATagcataaattattttttattttatcatatttcatttcatttcagcACGAACGtaaaacgacgaagacgaacgTCGAGGAAAAGGAGATTTCGGAATGTTCCGATAACGGAAATGATCCTCCCGAGGATCAAGATGATCGTTTCAGCGAAAACAGTGACGGCACAGACTTAGCGGCTGATAGAAAAAACGGGAATGAAAGTACTACAACGACTGACACTAATTCTGATTCAATGGCTGTCGTACCAGCTGATACTTCGACCGATACGACGAGCAATTCGACACCGAACACACGTACCTGTTCACCTAGTCGGATCGTTCTCAATGCTAATGCTAACAACGTCaatggaatattaaaaaaaagtgctTTGAAGGCTGCTCTAAGTTTGGATCCAAGCGCGTTATACCGCGGCACGATTCATTATGAGAAAATACCATTCTCTGCACCACCACAACGTTCTAGCACACCTGGAAGTATAGAGCTGTCTAAGGTAAACTTAGatacataaattttctatCTAGGACATCTTGCTCGTTTTATCTGATCATAAATTAACTTATattttgttactgttgtatCTACCTAAATTGtacaattgaaagaaaatgatctaGAGTCTAACATTGAGGATAATATTTGACTCCAATCAGATGAAACTTCATACACGATACTCTAACTACTCTTACATTGTTAACATCGtcgattttttcatttattttttacgcgTATAGGATTCTCTTGGACACGAGTTACCTAGGCAGGAAGAATGCTCTTGCTGAGAATTGTACGACGGGGGCTGACCGGACTCCCCCCCAGACACTGCTGTAGCGGTAATCGCTGCGAGGACTTGCAGGCAGCTGCAAAGATCAGCGACGATTTCTGCGATCACGTTTAAATTGACGGAATCATCGACCATTCTTTGGACATCCGCCGATGAGATGTCTTCGAGATTTTATTCCCAGGAGACGCTTTTATAAATAACGTTGCGAATGATccaacatttttatttgttcgcaggttattacatatacatacatatgtatgtatatgtattatatgtacaacaattaaattgtatagaaacaaattattacaatGACAAAAACGTAATGTCCATaagtaattacaattataaaagtacaagaggaaaagaaaaatactcagatatatgtatatatgtgcaaTTATATGTACAGGTTGAATcgcattatttattaacggTTACCGTTTCcagttaaataataatcaatgaagatataaaataagaccTAACGTATTATAGACTGCTTCTAATATTGAgagaatttttctaaaaaacaATCTCTTGCTTTTGCACATCGCAACAGTGATTTCTTttccgtctttctttttttaaaagtcAGATACCGACTTGCAACGGATCActgtacaataattataacgctGGGGGCGAAATCACAACGACTACGACAATGGGAATGattgtaataacgacaacGGCGGTAGTTGGTAATGATAAGAGTAGAAATAGTGTAGTAATTGTGCAATGTTTAATAGGATTAATtgtagtagcagtagcaatagtaatagtaatagtagtattagtagtagtagtagtaatagtgatagaagtaatagtagtaatagtgatagAAGTAGTAATAGCAGTAAAAGATGAAATAGCAACGACAACGTCGGAAAACAATTATAGTTACACGaggaaaaaatgtattttaaactTTCCAATCTGTCATTGAAcatgaaatatatacaatgGTATTTTGATAATTCTACCATTATAGAGAATACAAATAATGTGCCAGGGTATAAAAACCTCACTTTACCTAACAATTACAAAGAcaaatattcgatattttacatatatttgtcatctcaataatatgcatatatccATCATAGATATAgggataatgataattataatcatatggATGTAATGATAATGTCGATGAAAAAAGTATCGAGGAATgttctatagaaaaaaaacaggaaaacgaaataa is part of the Vespa crabro chromosome 21, iyVesCrab1.2, whole genome shotgun sequence genome and encodes:
- the LOC124431409 gene encoding cell wall protein DAN4-like produces the protein MRILCVLCTLLVITVTSLARPQDGESTTKTTTALPLTTAIKKNDSLSGTPASIGKSNEKPNNAVTYTTPSVTTVEKQKEHEEIMTTPTKTATLVTSDSKIDSTSAITLSDKISTTTAAASTDITTTTTTITTTATGITTTSNIVPTETRFYSNITTAVPVTTACPPISGRHFDGLSFLGGIILTVCLIGIGIFLCKYCKHVCEDKYRTL